The Daphnia carinata strain CSIRO-1 unplaced genomic scaffold, CSIRO_AGI_Dcar_HiC_V3 NW_026453148.1, whole genome shotgun sequence genomic sequence TAGTTTAAGGGAAATCGAAGCCAAATTTGACCTTCCGTTGCCTCAGTCATCGCCAGCAGTAGTCATGATGGACAACTTCAATAGACTTGGTGATAAATCATTCAATGAACCTTTTAGCTTCAATAGGTCAGCATTCGTTTTGGGATTTCATTCCCAGATTATCGtttaagttgttgtgtttttcgtttcgcttttttattcttattcaatacTATCATTAGGATTATATTCCAATTCTAACGCGCGAGTGTTCATCCTTATCCTGATGTAGGCATAGGGAATGTAAGCCACTGTCATGTAGGGTCTGGATGTAAGGATCTTTCATATTCGTACTTCGTATTATGTATTGTGCTTATTTGTCTAGTAtctaaaaaagtaaaaggatTAATCGTCCAATTGCACTTCGGGAATTCTAAATACAAAATCTGAAACcaaaacataataaaacttaatttaatttttcaatgttaacCTCACGCCCATGTCCATTATGGCATCAACTTCTAGTTCAACTTTTCAGTGAACTTGGGTTTTTGCGTCAAACGTCCGGTAGATGGTTGACCGTTTTGGCGCCAACTGCAATCCAAAATGCGTCCGCATTACGTGATAGAAGCGTTGGCTTAAAGGCTCCGCTGAACAGTTTGCGAAAGAACAAGATTGTGAGACGATGGATCGGATTTTTCGGTGGATTTGGATCGGCCAAATTCGTTGATCGTTGCgttacaaaaatgaaaactttgaTCAATAAGTGAATGCGTAAACACTCGGCTATAGTGACACAGTGAATTGTATCATTTTGTACTTCGTCttggaggggggaggggatagAGCAGtcggtattaaaaaaaaaataactttgacGAGTGCTACACCGAGTTCGAGTGTCTTTCACTTGTTTCGAACGTCCCAAAGGATTGATTATCATTCAGGCAGCTCTTATCTCTATAACAAACACACTTCCCGCAGCGCACCAGtgaaaatttgattgtttCTTCTGCATCACGTGTTCTCGGTTGTTtggctgttttctttctttttcttttaagcaaTGGTTCGACTGGAACTGTCAAGTTCCGACCTAAAAACGGAAATAACAGCCGACTGAAGGAAGAACgaagaaaagcgaaaacaagacgtttattgttttgaaataattaCACCGTGTCGTCCTTCATGTTTCTTTGATTTATTGCATGTGCATTATGACCGTGTGCCTTGGTTTTGATGATTTATGTCGATGATAATCACGTGCCTTTGCGGATATAATTCTGCGGCTGCCGTGGGCTGCTGCCATACATTTGATAAACTTCCCTTTGCCGCCGCCAGTGCACCCCACgcatatatataaataaatatatatatatatagtatatatatgtTATTTGATGGTCATACAAGAAAGTGCAGCTCGCTATATGAATACATCTTCTCCGTTTGGTTATtgttcaatcgttttttttcctttgatgcCGTCgtgatgaaaagagaaaatacacGTCTATTTACTATGCATAAAGGGTGCAGTTTGCAGTTCTATGCAATAAGATATATTCACGATAgctaaaagaaataaaaaataatacaataaTTATAAGTGAAATAGTCGAATGTTTTAACAGCCATTAGCAAAtcgtgtttgattttttatttatttatttatttactttttgttACAAGTAATACCGGCAACGCCGGATACCACTGAAGACCAGTCAAAACGGTCAAGAACAGGTCAAAACCTTTCAGCTCGTGAGCTGAACTCACCTTATATGTTTCTTGCGTTTTGATGGACCAAGTGCTTTTTCTAgccaaagaaattttgaataagAACGATAATTAAGAAATAAGGCTACATTATGGTTAAAGAACAGTATCGGGAAACTGATGTTATCAGGAAGATGTAAGTTACAAATTTTCAACCACCTTTAGTTtccataaaattttaaactagAAGTTGTATTTGAGATCAGGAAAAACTTGATATATATCTAACTTGTTCTTGCAACTGTAGAGCCAAAGTAAGCTTTGGAATTGTGAACCCTCAGCAAATACAACAGCAAGCCCATATGCAAGTTGTAGCACAAAGTTTGTACAATTGTGATTCTTCCCGAACACCTGTGCAATATGGAATGCTCGATAGGCCAATGGTATATTAATACCCCATAAATTCAAATCATGTATGATATTTTACATCACTTTTTTCCTTTATATTAACGGTGAATTATCTGGCATCCCTCTAAACATGCAGCCAAAAAAGGCATCATGTGATATTGTTCAACGTCTTCAAGGCAAACAGGGACGTTTTCGTGGAAATCTTTCAGAAGAGTGGGTCGATTTCTCGGGTAGAACGGTCATTTCACCCGATCCAAATTTGCGGATCGATCAAGTGGGAGTTCCAGAATTGGTTGCCAAAATTTTGACTTTCCCTACTCGTGTGAACGAAGCAAACATTGAGCTCATGAGGAAGTTGGTAAAAAATGGAGCAGACGTCTATCCCGGCGCCAATTATCTTCAAGAGAAAGACTCAGATGTCAAAACGTTCTTGAAAGATGAAAACCGCGATAGAATAGCCCGCAATCTGAAGGTAAACCATATCCTAAAATTTGCCGAATGTATTAgaaaactttaaaataaatttaaatgaaccatttccttttttttttcttagttaggTGATTTGATTGAAAGGCATATGATGGATGAAGATATAGTTCTTTTCAATCGCCAACCATCTTTGCACAAGATATCTATTATGTGCCACAGGGCAAAGGTTTTACCCCATCGTACTTTCCGCTTTAATGAATGCGTCTGTACGCCCTACAATGCACATTTTGATGGAGATGAAATGAATCTCTATTTTCCCCAAACAGAAGAAGCACGCGCTGAAGCTTTGATACTTATGGGAAATAAGTCCAATTTAGTATCACCACGCAATGGCGAATTGTTGATCGCACCAACTCAGGTaattattttacaattttattCATAACGTGGTATAATGTCATTCCTGTAAATATTAATAGGATTTCATCACCGGGGCGTATCTACTGACTTTAAAGGATGCATTCTTTGATCGAGCCAAAACCTGTCAAATGGTCGCATCAATGCTAACGGGTACTTATTGTACTTAATCCTATACAATTGGTAGATTTCGTTAATATTTTCCTTGCAGCTCATGAGGTGAATATGGTCATCAAGCTTCCTCCTCCTTGCATTCAAAAACCTGCAGCTCTTTGGTCaggaaaacagatttttaGCCTTATTCTACGACCTAACCCTGGAGATCGCATTAAAGTCAATTTGAAAACCAAAGGAAAAGATTATTCGACAAAAAATGAGGAGTTGTGCACCAACGACGGATTTCTTTTGGTTCGGAATTCCGAGGTGCTAGCCGGTAGCGTCGATAAATCTACAATTGGCTCCGGTTCAAAAATGAACATATTTTACGTGTTACTACGTGACTACGGAGTGGATTTCGCCATCCAGGCTATGTGGAAACTCGGTCGTGTAGCTTCTTATTACATGATGAACCGAGGATTTTCCATCGGCATTGGAGATGTTACACCTGGTAATGGTTTTTCAtggcgtttgttttgttttctaattttaatcattCATTTGTCATGTCAGGCAAAACGTTGCTGAAAGAGAAGCAAGTACTTTTGGACAATGGTTACGCGAAGTGCGACGAATACGTTCGTCTTCTCACCATAGGTCAACTGCCTTGCCTTCCTGGTTGCAATAAAGAAGAGTCATTAGaatcaaaaatattaaaaggtaTCATCATATTATCCGTTCCTATTAAGACATCTGTTAAAAGTGCCAATTCTTGAGTAGAACTTTCTGGAATTCGTGACCAGGCCGGAGAGGTTTGTAAAAAAGAGTTGCATCCAAGCAATAGCCCGTTAGTCATGTCCAAAAGCGGGTCCAAAGGATCCTTCATTAATATATCCCAAATGATTGCCTGTGTCGGCCAGCAAGCTTTGAATGGCAAACGAGTTCCTAATGGTTTCGAAGATCGTAGTTTGCCACACTTTAAGCGGCATTCCAAGATCCCCGCTGCTAAAGGATTTGTTTCAAACAGTTTCTATTCGGGGTTGACGCCTacagaattctttttccacgCAATGGATGGACATGAGGGTCTAGTAGATACTGCCGTAAAGACTGCCGAGACTGGGTAAACTTTTCACGTTAACGTTTAGTGCCGAAAACATTTACCTTTATGgctttttttcaaaggtacATGCAACGACGACTTGTTGAGTTGTTGGAAGATCTGTGTTGCCAATACGATTCGACCGTAAGAAATTCTACCGGTGAGATCATACAGTTTGTTTATGGAGGCGATGGTTTGGACCCCACCTACATGGAAGCCAAAGATCGCCCTGTGGATTTTCAAAGAGCTCTTGTTCACATCAAAGCAGCGTCCCCTTATGCCGATGAAGATCCGTTAGATGACATTGAATTACAACAAGCTTTTGATACTATTATGGAGAAGGATGCCTTCAAATCACTTGGGGTCGACTTCAAACATGAACTTAGGTAACCCAATGCGTTTACAaatcaacaaaacatttttaatgctattatttcaTGTTCCCAGAATTTTTGTGGAGGATCAAGTCAGACGTATCCGTAAGGTACGGGAGCGTTATAAGATGGAAGGTCGGCCACTATTACCTGTAGAAAAACACTTGGAGCGCATAACCGATGGTCAACTACGAGAGTTCTGCGAATTTTCCAAAGAGAAGTATCATGGTGCAAAAATTGAGCCGGGTACAGTAGCATACGTTTATAGTTCTCTCGTAAATAGATGGCCAAATAATTGTTCTTGGCATACATAGGCACCGCTGTCGGAGCCCTTTGCGCGCAGAGCATTGGCGAACCGGGTACTCAAATGACATTAAAGACTTGTCACTTCGCTGGTGTGGCATCCATGAACATCACACAGGGAGTTCCTAGGtaagaaaggattttttttaagacataaaaattaataatactGTCTTCGTTTCCCGGTCATCTTCAGGATTAAGGAAATCATTAACGCCTCAAAGGCCATTAGTACACCAGTTATCTCCACCCAACTCCTAATTGACAACGACCCAGAATATGCGCGACGAGTAAAAGGAAGGATAGAAAAAACCATTCTCGGAGaagtaaatttagaaaaatgtttttccgttAGTTTTTCACTTTTGTCGTTTTAAGGTGACGGAATATTTCGAAGAAGTATATCTGCCTGATGACTGCTACATGTTGATTAAACTAGACGTGAACCGAATCCGCTTGCTGAAACTTGAGGTGGATGCAAATTCTATCCAGCGgaggtaaattaataattttccGATGTACAAAATTTGAACTAACtttggtttaaaatttttttatttattttctttttgttttcaattttcagcCTCTGTACGTGTAAGCTGGGAATAAAACCAGCTTTCATCAAAGTCATCAGTGAAACAATAGTCATTGTTAAGCCCGCTCCATCTGTAAAATCGTCAATGTATCATGTGATGCAGTTCCTCAAGGAACAATTGCCTAAGGTCGTTATAAAGGTACGTTACAATTTCGGTAACCAAAACTGCCTTTCAACTTGCACCCTGCTTCAGGGCTTACCAACTGTTAGCCGAGCTGTTATCAACATCGACGGTACAAGGAAACCGCCCAGGTATTCTTTGCTTGTAGAGGGTGACAATATGCGCGAAGTGATGGCGACCTACGGCGTTCAAGGAACATCAACGACTTCTAACAATATCTTGGAAGTCTTTAGCACCCTAGGAATTGAAGCTGCCAAGTAAGACAGTTTATCTTccttaataataacaaatttaGTAACTATTTACAAAATAATTTAGGGCAACAATTGCCAAAGAAATTCAGTATACTATGGAAAGTCATGGCATGAGTGTCGATCGCCGACATGTTGCCTTGCTATCCGATCTAATGAGTTGTCGTGGTGAAATCTTGGGTATCACCAGGGATGGTTTGGGTAAAATGAAGGAGTCCATTTTGATGTTGGCGTCGGTAAAAGCTTGCAATAGGCTTTTTCAGAGTtaatattctattttttttttcccgtggtTTTACTCTAGTTTAAGAGAGCTTCTGATCATTTATTCGATGCGTCTTACTATGGCCAGGAGGACGAAATTACTGGAGTATCAGAATGCATCATCATGGGCATACCTATGTCAATCGGAACAGGAGCTTTCAAGCTGCTGCATAAAACGGGGAATACTGTTCCGCCAAAACGAATGCCACTCATTTTTGATGTACCAGAATATCACTTACCAGAGGTATAAACTATCAAGTTAACAATCATGGAATCTCAGTGTTAAGTTTAACGAGGAActgttgaattttaaattaaactttgttttcttagTACGGGAGTCGCATTTGATTAAGCCACCAATGTAACAGCTGGTAATGAAAATGTGTCCCTGTTGGTGtatttacgtttcttttttttgtgtttttttttgtttttttttttttttttctttttcctcttttctaaATTGCGtccttaaaatattttaaagccGAAGCCCTTTTGAAATGGCACGCAATATTTAGGCAATTTTTCGTGTGGCTGAATGCCGCaaaaaatagttaaattaTTTCATTGGCATCTGCAAGATGTTTGAGGAGGATCGAATTCCGAAAAAcaatcgaatgaaaaaaaaaaaaaaaaaaaaaacaagctttaGATTTCTGTTGTCGTGTAACGTGGCTGTGTATGTTGTGATGCTTGCTTTTCGGCttagaaaaaaatgtccatgttccatgatttttccatgtttgttttgtcttttttgtaaaaaattcaaaaattcctgttttctatttttgtgttttttacaAATACACAACGTTTTCTGAACTCTATTTTGTACTACGGCAATTGTTTATTTCGACACTAAAAGCGTTATTGCCACCACAGGCAACTTGCAGgtcggaaaaacgaaaaaggaaaaaaaaaaacgaaaaaggaaaaaaaacgaagtcggtTCTGGTCACCTCTCCATTTTGTAATCCGCTTTtgctgcaataacaaagaaaacacgAACCAAATCGTCAAGCAAATCGCTTCAGTGGTTGTATCAAAATGATCCGAAACGGCggtaagaaagaaatacaagacaGCAAAAAAGTTTCCCGTCCTTACGTTAAATACCTGTTTATAACTAGATGAAACTCATACAATCAAGAAATACTCGAGTCAAGCAGCGTTTCTCCGTAAATCATTTTAAACTTAGATATAATTGTTATTACGATTCGTTATTACTGTTATTCAAGTTTTAAAGAATcgaaaaatattatttgacAAGACTATTTCCCACTGaaattgcatattttcacTTAAACAGTgacagcatttttttaaactttcaaaCAGTTCATCATTCTTTAATTGAAATGTAGTCATTCGGATACCTTGCTTTCTAATTGaccatttaattttaatgaaacatGCAACTCTAATGCACATTGCTTGACTTTTTATTCACTGAGATCCATAGTAAGGTTGGCAAGTCTAGGTGGACCTTCACCAAGGTCACGATTAAAGTTTGGCCCATTGACAGTAAAGGAGTCTATATCACTGTCTTCTGCTTCACGACTTTCGCTGTCATCATCTTCATGTTCctcctcatcttcttcatcttcatcttcgtctacAGGCTGTAcatgccaaaataaaaacaaatataagactaaaaacaaaagaagaatatgatAAATTGAttataaaaaagagaaacctcTGACGACGTCTTTCCAATAGGCAACATATCACTGTTCTTCGTAGCTACTGAGTTCAGCTGCATGGTATTTTaacataataaagaaaaacaattataaaaCTAAATTCACTAACCACATATACAGATCTGAAGACAATTTAATGACTATCACGAAATACAAAGGGGAAAGCATCCATACCCACATTTGGTGTTCTTGTTCCAACTGGGTCAATTCGTTTTCCCCATCAACTATTAACAAGGAAACAGTAAAACGCGAATGGTTCCCAGCTTTTTCATGCTGTTTCCAA encodes the following:
- the LOC130702692 gene encoding DNA-directed RNA polymerase III subunit RPC1-like; its protein translation is MQPKKASCDIVQRLQGKQGRFRGNLSEEWVDFSGRTVISPDPNLRIDQVGVPELVAKILTFPTRVNEANIELMRKLVKNGADVYPGANYLQEKDSDVKTFLKDENRDRIARNLKLGDLIERHMMDEDIVLFNRQPSLHKISIMCHRAKVLPHRTFRFNECVCTPYNAHFDGDEMNLYFPQTEEARAEALILMGNKSNLVSPRNGELLIAPTQDFITGAYLLTLKDAFFDRAKTCQMVASMLTAHEVNMVIKLPPPCIQKPAALWSGKQIFSLILRPNPGDRIKVNLKTKGKDYSTKNEELCTNDGFLLVRNSEVLAGSVDKSTIGSGSKMNIFYVLLRDYGVDFAIQAMWKLGRVASYYMMNRGFSIGIGDVTPGKTLLKEKQVLLDNGYAKCDEYVRLLTIGQLPCLPGCNKEESLESKILKELSGIRDQAGEVCKKELHPSNSPLVMSKSGSKGSFINISQMIACVGQQALNGKRVPNGFEDRSLPHFKRHSKIPAAKGFVSNSFYSGLTPTEFFFHAMDGHEGLVDTAVKTAETGYMQRRLVELLEDLCCQYDSTVRNSTGEIIQFVYGGDGLDPTYMEAKDRPVDFQRALVHIKAASPYADEDPLDDIELQQAFDTIMEKDAFKSLGVDFKHELRIFVEDQVRRIRKVRERYKMEGRPLLPVEKHLERITDGQLREFCEFSKEKYHGAKIEPGTAVGALCAQSIGEPGTQMTLKTCHFAGVASMNITQGVPRIKEIINASKAISTPVISTQLLIDNDPEYARRVKGRIEKTILGEVTEYFEEVYLPDDCYMLIKLDVNRIRLLKLEVDANSIQRSLCTCKLGIKPAFIKVISETIVIVKPAPSVKSSMYHVMQFLKEQLPKVVIKGLPTVSRAVINIDGTRKPPRYSLLVEGDNMREVMATYGVQGTSTTSNNILEVFSTLGIEAAKATIAKEIQYTMESHGMSVDRRHVALLSDLMSCRGEILGITRDGLGKMKESILMLASFKRASDHLFDASYYGQEDEITGVSECIIMGIPMSIGTGAFKLLHKTGNTVPPKRMPLIFDVPEYHLPEYGSRI
- the LOC130702695 gene encoding anaphase-promoting complex subunit 15B-like, which codes for MWLNSVATKNSDMLPIGKTSSEPVDEDEDEEDEEEHEDDDSESREAEDSDIDSFTVNGPNFNRDLGEGPPRLANLTMDLSE